In Populus nigra chromosome 1, ddPopNigr1.1, whole genome shotgun sequence, one genomic interval encodes:
- the LOC133671823 gene encoding protein MLN51 homolog isoform X2, whose translation MARVGEAEIEYESDPEEEKRLLGRRRREAASDDEEGEGEEKPIIDRRSPIHSDESDDQVGAADYDDDEDEEEDALNGEEDGDDDEEVYDDEVEEEEVYEEEEGEKGNEKGVGGNDNVGVEVREKEIEGRKVEEMGEEKVEEGEEGKKENEPFAVPTAGAFYMHDDRFRDSAGGRHRRTLGRRKLWESKDNKKWGHDKFEEMTLQERHYEQGRRNAKGNFHARGGKNRGPEQGYARRNRSQSFSDGNNQNQAPKAVRGRGPRKGESTFKSRRETPTVQSKQPGKPLEKRSLGSSGRVLISASNTESDQVPTARKNSNLSSASPPFYPSGSSSKDITLGQKRDVHGASTSKNHRTPVIDENFPMQQTSALVRGKNIADSVAIDKLYIDGSITPAGKPLNNMQTPPSLSSVVSSIQSLQSRAQGRGVAMSSQRGYQGSPQHNQTNRTSPTAPLHSRQRSPAQNRIEPAPAQNRIQPAPAQNRIQPVPAQPLVQHPGSGSQASSPPKTALSLNSYEAGEAETAVESSKSRTALVGKGKGIIQGNGRGSFLYGGAEVVGATRNMGVGHGDQNLPGTPTFLPVMQFGSQHPGGIGVPAVGMAFPGYVAQPQLGLGNSEMTWLPVLTGAAGALGATYCSPYLTVDGAYHGRPSSEESSSNLPDNEWKPTQRPELASDEFGQRQKPRRYSEMDFKQPSTST comes from the exons ATGGCCAGGGTTGGCGAAGCGGAGATTGAATATGAGAGTGATCCTGAGGAAGAGAAGCGGTTGCTtggaaggagaaggagagaagCTGCGAGTGACGACGAGGAGGGTGAAGGAGAAGAGAAGCCCATAATTGATCGGAGGTCTCCAATTCACTCTGATGAATCTGACGACCAGGTTGGGGCTGCAGACTATGATGACGacgaagacgaagaagaagacgCATTAAATGGAGAGGAAGATGGAGATGACGATGAAGAGGTTTATGATGATGaagtggaagaagaagaggtttATGAGGAAGAGGAGGgggaaaaaggaaatgaaaagggaGTAGGAGGCAACGACAATGTTGGTGTTGAGGTTAGGGAAAAGGAGATTGAGGGGAGGAAGGTGGAGGAGATGGGAGAGGAGAAAGTGGAGGAAGGGGAAGAGGGGAAGAAGGAGAACGAGCCATTTGCTGTGCCTACTGCTGGGGCATTTTACATGCATGATGATAGGTTTAGGGACAGTGCTGGTGGTCGGCACAG GCGAACCTTAGGTCGAAGGAAGTTGTGGGAGTCCAAAGACAATAAGAAATGGGGGCATGACAAGTTTGAAGAGATGACTTTGCAGGAAAGGCATTATGAACAG GGAAGAAGGAATGCTAAAGGTAATTTTCATGCCCGTGGTGGTAAAAATCGAGGTCCAGAACAAGGATATGCCAGACGGAACAGGTCGCAATCATTTAGTGATGGTAACAATCAAAACCAGGCACCAAAAGCTGTGAGAGGTAGAGGACCCAGAAAGGGTGAATCTACTTTCAAGAGCCGCAGAGAGACACCTACAGTGCAAAGCAAACAGCCTGGGAAGCCCCTTGAAAAACGTTCGCTTGGCAGTTCAGGGAGAGTTTTGATATCAGCATCAAATACAGAATCTGATCAAGTGCCCACTGCTCGAAAAAACTCAAACTTGAGTTCTGCTTCTCCTCCTTTTTATCCTTCTGGATCTTCAAGTAAAGACATCACCTTAGGTCAGAAAAGGGATGTACACGGTGCAAGCACAAGCAAGAATCATCGCACTCCTGTTATAGATGAGAATTTTCCTATGCAGCAAACCAGTGCATTGGTGAGGGGGAAGAATATAGCTGACTCTGTTGCAATTGACAAGCTTTATATTGATGGTTCCATCACTCCAGCAGGGAAGCCTTTGAACAATATGCAAACGCCACCATCTTTATCTTCTGTGGTCAGCTCTATCCAATCTTTGCAATCCAGGGCTCAAGGAAGGGGTGTAGCTATGTCAAGCCAGAGGGGTTATCAGGGGAGTCCACAGCACAACCAAACCAACAGAACCTCTCCCACCGCACCGCTTCACTCTCGTCAGCGAAGTCCTGCGCAAAACCGCATTGAACCAGCTCCTGCTCAAAACCGCATTCAACCAGCTCCTGCTCAAAACCGCATTCAACCAGTTCCTGCTCAGCCGTTAGTCCAACATCCTGGTAGTGGCTCTCAAGCCTCTTCTCCACCAAAAACTGCTTTGTCACTAAATTCTTATGAAGCTGGTGAAGCAGAGACTGCTGTGGAATCAAGTAAATCCAGAACTGCATTGGTTGGAAAGGGAAAAGGCATTATTCAAGGAAATGGAAGGGGATCTTTTCTTTATGGTGGGGCAGAGGTTGTGGGAGCCACAAGGAATATGGGTGTTGGGCATGGTGATCAGAACCTCCCCGGAACACCAACGTTTTTGCCag TTATGCAATTTGGCAGTCAGCATCCTGGTGGTATTGGAGTTCCTGCGGTTGGCATGGCATTTCCTGGATATGTTGCTCAGCCTCAACTTGGTTTAGGGAATTCTGAAATGACATG GTTACCAGTTCTAACTGGTGCTGCAGGAGCTTTAGGGGCTACTTATTGTTCGCCTTATCTTACAGTTGATGGTGCTTATCATGGTCGTCCATCCAG TGAAGAAAGTAGTTCCAATTTACCCGATAATGAATGGAAGCCTACTCAGAGACCTG AACTTGCAAGTGATGAATTTGGACAGCGACAAAAGCCTCGCAG ATATTCGGAGATGGATTTTAAGCAGCCAAGTACAAGCACTTAG
- the LOC133671823 gene encoding protein MLN51 homolog isoform X1: MARVGEAEIEYESDPEEEKRLLGRRRREAASDDEEGEGEEKPIIDRRSPIHSDESDDQVGAADYDDDEDEEEDALNGEEDGDDDEEVYDDEVEEEEVYEEEEGEKGNEKGVGGNDNVGVEVREKEIEGRKVEEMGEEKVEEGEEGKKENEPFAVPTAGAFYMHDDRFRDSAGGRHRRTLGRRKLWESKDNKKWGHDKFEEMTLQERHYEQGRRNAKGNFHARGGKNRGPEQGYARRNRSQSFSDGNNQNQAPKAVRGRGPRKGESTFKSRRETPTVQSKQPGKPLEKRSLGSSGRVLISASNTESDQVPTARKNSNLSSASPPFYPSGSSSKDITLGQKRDVHGASTSKNHRTPVIDENFPMQQTSALVRGKNIADSVAIDKLYIDGSITPAGKPLNNMQTPPSLSSVVSSIQSLQSRAQGRGVAMSSQRGYQGSPQHNQTNRTSPTAPLHSRQRSPAQNRIEPAPAQNRIQPAPAQNRIQPVPAQPLVQHPGSGSQASSPPKTALSLNSYEAGEAETAVESSKSRTALVGKGKGIIQGNGRGSFLYGGAEVVGATRNMGVGHGDQNLPGTPTFLPVMQFGSQHPGGIGVPAVGMAFPGYVAQPQLGLGNSEMTWLPVLTGAAGALGATYCSPYLTVDGAYHGRPSRQASCLGSSSEESSSNLPDNEWKPTQRPELASDEFGQRQKPRRYSEMDFKQPSTST; encoded by the exons ATGGCCAGGGTTGGCGAAGCGGAGATTGAATATGAGAGTGATCCTGAGGAAGAGAAGCGGTTGCTtggaaggagaaggagagaagCTGCGAGTGACGACGAGGAGGGTGAAGGAGAAGAGAAGCCCATAATTGATCGGAGGTCTCCAATTCACTCTGATGAATCTGACGACCAGGTTGGGGCTGCAGACTATGATGACGacgaagacgaagaagaagacgCATTAAATGGAGAGGAAGATGGAGATGACGATGAAGAGGTTTATGATGATGaagtggaagaagaagaggtttATGAGGAAGAGGAGGgggaaaaaggaaatgaaaagggaGTAGGAGGCAACGACAATGTTGGTGTTGAGGTTAGGGAAAAGGAGATTGAGGGGAGGAAGGTGGAGGAGATGGGAGAGGAGAAAGTGGAGGAAGGGGAAGAGGGGAAGAAGGAGAACGAGCCATTTGCTGTGCCTACTGCTGGGGCATTTTACATGCATGATGATAGGTTTAGGGACAGTGCTGGTGGTCGGCACAG GCGAACCTTAGGTCGAAGGAAGTTGTGGGAGTCCAAAGACAATAAGAAATGGGGGCATGACAAGTTTGAAGAGATGACTTTGCAGGAAAGGCATTATGAACAG GGAAGAAGGAATGCTAAAGGTAATTTTCATGCCCGTGGTGGTAAAAATCGAGGTCCAGAACAAGGATATGCCAGACGGAACAGGTCGCAATCATTTAGTGATGGTAACAATCAAAACCAGGCACCAAAAGCTGTGAGAGGTAGAGGACCCAGAAAGGGTGAATCTACTTTCAAGAGCCGCAGAGAGACACCTACAGTGCAAAGCAAACAGCCTGGGAAGCCCCTTGAAAAACGTTCGCTTGGCAGTTCAGGGAGAGTTTTGATATCAGCATCAAATACAGAATCTGATCAAGTGCCCACTGCTCGAAAAAACTCAAACTTGAGTTCTGCTTCTCCTCCTTTTTATCCTTCTGGATCTTCAAGTAAAGACATCACCTTAGGTCAGAAAAGGGATGTACACGGTGCAAGCACAAGCAAGAATCATCGCACTCCTGTTATAGATGAGAATTTTCCTATGCAGCAAACCAGTGCATTGGTGAGGGGGAAGAATATAGCTGACTCTGTTGCAATTGACAAGCTTTATATTGATGGTTCCATCACTCCAGCAGGGAAGCCTTTGAACAATATGCAAACGCCACCATCTTTATCTTCTGTGGTCAGCTCTATCCAATCTTTGCAATCCAGGGCTCAAGGAAGGGGTGTAGCTATGTCAAGCCAGAGGGGTTATCAGGGGAGTCCACAGCACAACCAAACCAACAGAACCTCTCCCACCGCACCGCTTCACTCTCGTCAGCGAAGTCCTGCGCAAAACCGCATTGAACCAGCTCCTGCTCAAAACCGCATTCAACCAGCTCCTGCTCAAAACCGCATTCAACCAGTTCCTGCTCAGCCGTTAGTCCAACATCCTGGTAGTGGCTCTCAAGCCTCTTCTCCACCAAAAACTGCTTTGTCACTAAATTCTTATGAAGCTGGTGAAGCAGAGACTGCTGTGGAATCAAGTAAATCCAGAACTGCATTGGTTGGAAAGGGAAAAGGCATTATTCAAGGAAATGGAAGGGGATCTTTTCTTTATGGTGGGGCAGAGGTTGTGGGAGCCACAAGGAATATGGGTGTTGGGCATGGTGATCAGAACCTCCCCGGAACACCAACGTTTTTGCCag TTATGCAATTTGGCAGTCAGCATCCTGGTGGTATTGGAGTTCCTGCGGTTGGCATGGCATTTCCTGGATATGTTGCTCAGCCTCAACTTGGTTTAGGGAATTCTGAAATGACATG GTTACCAGTTCTAACTGGTGCTGCAGGAGCTTTAGGGGCTACTTATTGTTCGCCTTATCTTACAGTTGATGGTGCTTATCATGGTCGTCCATCCAGGCAAGCATCTTGCTTGGGTTCTTCAAG TGAAGAAAGTAGTTCCAATTTACCCGATAATGAATGGAAGCCTACTCAGAGACCTG AACTTGCAAGTGATGAATTTGGACAGCGACAAAAGCCTCGCAG ATATTCGGAGATGGATTTTAAGCAGCCAAGTACAAGCACTTAG
- the LOC133678779 gene encoding sirohydrochlorin ferrochelatase, chloroplastic isoform X1, with protein sequence MGLESFSISSVSPLILAKSNCCSGRETTARRNPRWALTPKSSNLQNVKYSSRRSLCLNSGDGGIMKTNPRGNGVFVGDKDGVIIVDHGSRRKESNLMLNEFVAMFRDKTGYLIVEPAHMELAEPSIRDAFGLCVQQGANRVIVSPFFLFPGRHWHRDIPTLTDEAAKEHPGVSYLITAPLGLHELLVDVMNDRINYCLSHIAGDANECAVCVGTSKCKLY encoded by the exons atggggtTAGAGTCGTTTTCTATCTCATCAGTCTCTCCTCTCATTCTGGCTAaaag TAATTGTTGTTCAGGAAGGGAAACAACTGCGAGAAGAAATCCCAGATGGGCGTTGACCCCCAAATCCTCGAATTTACAAAACGTAAAGTATTCATCAAGAAGAAGCTTGTGTTTAAACAGCGGGGATGGTGGAATTATGAAGACGAACCCTCGAGGGAATGGGGTCTTTGTGGGCGACAAAGACGGTGTCATCATTGTTGACCATGGCTCACGTCGTAAAGAATCAAATCTCATGCTCA ATGAGTTTGTGGCCATGTTTAGAGATAAAACTGGGTACCTAATTGTGGAGCCTGCTCATATG gaGCTGGCTGAGCCCTCGATAAGAGATGCTTTTGGTTTGTGTGTTCAACAAGGGGCGAATCGTGTGATCGTGAGCCCATTCTTTCTCTTTCCAGGACGACATTGGCACCGG GATATTCCTACATTGACTGATGAAGCTGCTAAGGAGCATCCTGGTGTCTCATATCTCATAACTGCACCTCTTGGCTTGCATGAGCTACTTGTG GATGTTATGAATGATAGGATAAACTACTGTTTAAGCCATATAGCAGGAGATGCAAATGAATGTGCAGTTTGTGTTGGAACAAGCAAATGCAAGCTCTATTAG
- the LOC133678779 gene encoding sirohydrochlorin ferrochelatase, chloroplastic isoform X2, whose translation MGLESFSISSVSPLILAKSNCCSGRETTARRNPRWALTPKSSNLQNVKYSSRRSLCLNSGDGGIMKTNPRGNGVFVGDKDGVIIVDHGSRRKESNLMLNEFVAMFRDKTGYLIVEPAHMELAEPSIRDAFGLCVQQGANRVIVSPFFLFPGRHWHRDIPTLTDEAAKEHPGVSYLITAPLGLHELLVHLGRC comes from the exons atggggtTAGAGTCGTTTTCTATCTCATCAGTCTCTCCTCTCATTCTGGCTAaaag TAATTGTTGTTCAGGAAGGGAAACAACTGCGAGAAGAAATCCCAGATGGGCGTTGACCCCCAAATCCTCGAATTTACAAAACGTAAAGTATTCATCAAGAAGAAGCTTGTGTTTAAACAGCGGGGATGGTGGAATTATGAAGACGAACCCTCGAGGGAATGGGGTCTTTGTGGGCGACAAAGACGGTGTCATCATTGTTGACCATGGCTCACGTCGTAAAGAATCAAATCTCATGCTCA ATGAGTTTGTGGCCATGTTTAGAGATAAAACTGGGTACCTAATTGTGGAGCCTGCTCATATG gaGCTGGCTGAGCCCTCGATAAGAGATGCTTTTGGTTTGTGTGTTCAACAAGGGGCGAATCGTGTGATCGTGAGCCCATTCTTTCTCTTTCCAGGACGACATTGGCACCGG GATATTCCTACATTGACTGATGAAGCTGCTAAGGAGCATCCTGGTGTCTCATATCTCATAACTGCACCTCTTGGCTTGCATGAGCTACTTGTG CATCTCGGTCGCTGCTGA
- the LOC133683057 gene encoding F-box/kelch-repeat protein At1g80440-like produces the protein MAQLIPSLPNDIATECLIRLPFQHFPAATLACEDWKLEIESPEFFQSRKVAGYSQPTIVMALARVGEETGGSSQKNLRSPTTYRLAFCDLKTGIWGELQPIPEFSKGLPMFCRLAVAGLNLVVIGGWDPETCRVSNAVFIYSFLSATWRRGADMPGVKRSLFGCASDINGNKVYVAGGHDEEKNALTSVLGYDVAKDDWIKLPDMARERDECNAVFHSGKIHVFGGYSTEAQGVFDASSEAFDLGEWRWVQMQENFLGTNMSARTCVADGNGRFCICQGSEVMVAYEEAEWRRVAELPVDMGVPACVMMGQNKLLVIGSGKSDDPHMFYELDFERRTWTVLEAPKQHSGHVQSICFLEI, from the coding sequence ATGGCACAGCTAATCCCAAGCCTCCCTAATGACATTGCTACCGAATGCTTGATACGCTTGCCATTTCAACACTTTCCTGCAGCGACATTGGCATGCGAAGACTGGAAACTTGAGATAGAGTCACCAGAGTTTTTTCAAAGTCGAAAGGTTGCTGGTTATAGCCAACCCACCATTGTTATGGCACTAGCAAGGGTTGGTGAAGAAACAGGAGGCAGCAGTCAGAAAAATCTAAGAAGCCCAACAACTTATAGGCTTGCATTTTGTGACCTCAAAACGGGAATATGGGGTGAGTTGCAGCCAATTCCAGAATTCTCAAAAGGTCTGCCGATGTTTTGCCGATTGGCCGTGGCTGGTTTAAATTTGGTGGTGATTGGCGGGTGGGATCCAGAAACTTGCAGGGTATCCAACGCCGTGTTTATATACAGTTTCTTGTCAGCCACGTGGCGTCGTGGGGCTGACATGCCTGGTGTTAAGAGGTCACTTTTTGGGTGTGCATCGGATATTAATGGCAACAAGGTGTATGTTGCGGGGGGGCATGACGAGGAAAAGAATGCATTGACTTCTGTTTTGGGATATGATGTGGCAAAGGATGATTGGATTAAATTGCCCGACATGGCAAGGGAGCGTGACGAGTGCAATGCTGTGTTCCATTCTGGCAAAATCCATGTCTTTGGCGGGTACTCCACGGAAGCACAAGGTGTTTTCGATGCAAGTTCTGAGGCCTTTGATCTTGGCGAGTGGCGGTGGGTTCAAATGCAAGAGAACTTTTTAGGAACAAATATGAGTGCAAGAACTTGCGTGGCTGATGGTAATGGAAGGTTTTGCATATGTCAAGGTAGTGAGGTGATGGTTGCATACGAGGAGGCCGAGTGGCGGAGAGTTGCTGAGTTGCCGGTTGATATGGGCGTCCCTGCTTGTGTGATGATGGGCCAGAATAAATTACTTGTGATTGGGTCTGGAAAATCTGATGATCCCCATATGTTCTATGAGTTGGATTTCGAGAGACGCACATGGACAGTGCTGGAGGCTCCAAAACAGCACTCGGGCCACGTtcaatcaatttgttttctgGAGATCTAA